GTGTCTGCATGGTTAACGCTGCGTTTACAATCGAAGCGCAACCATACCCTCAGTCCCGGACACTTGGCAATCTCGGTTGGCCAATGCGCCGAAAGTGACGCAGTTCCGTGAGAACGACAGGTATCGGGACACGGGCGATATGGGCGAGCCGTTTGTTCGTCGGAGCCATGGACTCAGCACTGAATCCAACCACATTTCTTTGCGTAAGTCGCCGTTCACTTCTGATAGTTTCTGCCTATTTATTGTTTATTAGGTGGAAAATACATAAAATATCGAATTATCCGATGAACCAGGCGGGTGAACCGACCGGATGAAAAAAGAGACAATGCTTGCCGGTAATCAGCACGTTCACCTGACGAGTGGAAAGACCCTCGCGGAGGAACTTGACCGCATCAACGGGCTCGATCATCTGGAAAAGGGTGATCAGCTGCACCTCAGTGATGACTGGGTGCAGACGCTGGTCAATAACGTTTCGGACTACATTTTCGCCAAGGATCTGCATCACCGGTTTGTCATGGCCAACCGCCAGGTCGCGCTCGACCTCGGACTTGAGGACCCATCCCAGGTTATCGGCAAGACCGACCTCGAACTGCACCCGTTGGAGACCGGCCGGGAGTACAAGAACACCGAAGCGGAGATCATGGCTTCCAGGGAAGCGCGGATCGACTTTGAGGAAGTGGCCCTTCCGAAAAACGGCACGCGGCGCTGGCTGTCGACATCGAAGTACCCGGTCCTGAACGCCCAGGGCGAGGTCGTCGGCATCGTCGGGATTTCGCGCGACATCACGGAGCGCAAGAAGGCGCAACTCCTGCAACAGGGCCAGAACAAGGTGCTCCAGGAGATTGCGACTTCCAAGCCGCTGCATGAGGTTCTCGAAACCCTTGTCCTGACCATGGAAAGCCAGATGGATGGCGTCATGGGATCCATCATGCTGGTCAGCGAGGATGGTGAGCACCTGGTCCCTGCAGTCGCTCCGAATTTGCCCGAAGGCTATGTCGAGCTCTGTCAGGGGACCCCAGTCGGCCCGAAGGTCGGGTCCTGCGGAACCGCGGTCTACCGGCGGGAAAGCGTGTTCGTGGACAACATGCTGGAACACGAATTATGGAGCGATTTCCGCGACCTCATCCGTGAGTTCGACATGCGCGCCTGCTGGTCCGTGCCGTTTTTCGGCAAGGACGCGCGCGTTCTGGGAACCTTCGGGCTCTACTCGAACGAAGTGCGCGGGCCGAGCGAACACGAGCACAAACTCGCCGTCGAGGCCGCCCGTTTGGCCTCCATCGCCGTGGAGCGGGAGCGTGCGGAAACCGAGATACGTTACCTTGCCAATCATGACGTTCTCACGGGACTCCCCAACCGGCACGATTTCAAGGCCAAGCTGGCTGAGAAGGTGTCCGACAGCCTGCAGTCCGGTGAACCGGTTGCGGTTCTCTTTGTCGATCTCGACGACTTCAAACTCGTCAACGACAGTTTTGGCCATGCGATCGGTGATCAGGTTCTCATGATCATCGCCGAGCGCATCCTGTCCGTTCACGGCGGTCAGCATGAATCGGTGCGTTTCGGTGGGGACGAATTCGTCCTGATTGTCGAAGGCGACCACGCGCAGAAACTGGCGCTTGTCGACCTGATGACAAAACTCAGGAATGAAATCACCCGGACGATCTCCATCGGTGACCTGTCATTCCATGTGACCTGCAGTATCGGCGCGGCAAGCTGCCCGTCGGACGCCGAAGATGCAGAACAACTTCTGAAGAATGCCGACAAGGCGATGTTTGAGGCCAAGTCGCAGGGGCGCGACGGTTTCAAATTGTTCGAACACTCAAGGCCGCAGAAATCCTTCAACCGGCTGACCCTGCTTGAGGAAATGCGCCGTGGGATCGAAAACGGCGAATTCCATCTCGAGTACCAGCCGCAATACGATTTGTTCAGCGGCCGGATCGTGGGCGCCGAAGCACTGGTGCGGTGGCGGCATCCGTTTCTCGGCAGGCTGATGCCCGAAGACTTCGTGCCGCTGGCTGAGGACAGCGGCCTGATCGTGCCGCTCGGCCGGTGGGTTCTCTTCGAGGCCTGCCGCCAGAACAGGGAATGGCAGCTTCAGGGCTTGCCGACCATAACCATTGGCGTGAATGTCTCTCCCCGCCAGTTCCGAGATGCGGCCCTGACCGGCGACGTCTGCGACACGCTCGCGCAAACCGGGCTGTCGGCGCAACATCTCGAGTTGGAGGTCACGGAAAACCTTCTGATGAAGAACGCCGATCAGGCGGTCAAGCTCATGGACGATTTCCGCAGGATCGGCCTGAAACTGGCGATTGACGATTTCGGAACGGGGTATTCGAGCCTGATTGCTCTGAAGAATTTTCCGCTCACGCGCCTGAAGATCGATCAGAGTTTCATCCGCGATCTGGAAACCGACGAAAACGATCGCAGCATCGCGCGCGCGATCATTACCCTGGGCCGGGAATTGGGACTGAACGTGGTGGCCGAAGGCGTCGAAACCGCGAAACAGCAGGCCTTCCTGGCCAGTTGCAAGTGCGAAACCGTGCAGGGCTTCCACTTTGGCAGACCCATGTCGCCGGAGAAATTCGCAGCGCTTCTGGGAATGACCCTGATGCCGATCAGCGCGCAATCGCGTTGATCGGTGCGCCAGGGTACGAACCCGTAAACCTAGACCTTCTGCATGACGTAGGAACCCGGAGCGTCCTCAAGTATCTTGACCCTGTTGGCACCAGGTTTGCGCGCCTTGACCGTCGTCCCGTCGATTGAACGGATCCATTGATCCCAGTAGGGCCACCAGGAGCCCGGATGTTCCTCGGCATTCTTGAGCCAGTTTTCAAGCGTCCCCTTCGCCTCGCCTCCGGTCCAGAACTGGTACTTTTTCTTCGCCGGCGGATTGACGACGCCCGCAATGTGCCCCGACCCGGCCAGCACATAGTCGACGGGACCGCCGAAGCAGCCGGACCCTAGGAAGACGGACTTGGGCGGCGCGATGTGATCCTCTCGCGTCGCAAGGTTGAAGATCGGAATGGTGACCCTGGAAAGATCCAGCATCTCGCCGGCCACTTCCATTTCGCCCTTGGACAGCTTGTTGTCCAGGTAGCAGTTGCGCAGGTAGAAGGAGTGGTTCGCTGCCGGCATGCGCGTTGAATCGGAATTCCAGTAGAGAAGGTCGAAAGGGAAGGGATCCTTGCCCTTCAGGTAGTTGTTGACCACGTAGGACCAGATCAGGTCGTTCGAGCGGAGCATGTTGAATGCCGACGACATTTTCGAACCGTCCAGATAGCCCTGTTCTTCCATCCGTTTTTCAAGGACGGAGATCTGCTCCTCATCCACGAAGACCTTGAGATCGCCTGCGAAGGTGAAGTCGACCTGCGTTGTGAAGAAGGTTGACGTCTTGATGCGTTCATCGCCGGTCTTTGCCATGTAGGCAAGCGTGACCGCCAGCAGCGTTCCACCGACGCAGTAGCCGATCGCGTTGACCTCTTCCTGACGGGTCGCACGCTTGATCACGTCCAGTGTGTTGAGAATTCCTTCCTTCATATAGTGCTCGAAGCTCTTCTGAGCCTGTCGTTCGTCCGGGTTCACCCAGGAAATGACAAAGACGGTATGTCCCTGATCGACCGCCCACTTGATGAAGGATTTCTCCGGATTCAGGTCGAGAATGTAGAACTTGTTGATCCAGGGCGGTACGATCAACAGAGGCCGCTTCAGCACCTCAACGGTCGTCGGTGTGTACTGGATCACCTGGCAGACATCGTTCTGGGCGATCACCTTGCCCGGCGTGTTGCCGAGATTGTCGCCAAGCTTGAACTTGGAAGGGTCCGTCTGTCTGATCTTGAGTTCGCCCTGGCCGGTTTTCAGATCCTCGGCCAGATGCTGCATGCCTTTCACGAGGTTTTCGCCGTTGCTTTCCATCGTGAGGCGAAGCAGTTCCGGATTGGTCAGGACGAAGTTTGACGGTGACACGGCGTTGGCGATCTGAGTGACGTAGAACTCCGCCTTGTGACGGGTGTGTTCATCAAGCCCCTGGGCGTCGTGGACCATCTCCTCGGCCCACTTGCTGGTGATGAGATAGAGTTGCTTGATGAAGTCGAAATACTGATTGTCCTGCCATTCGGGATCGGCGAAGCGCCGGTCCTTGGCCGGTGTTTCTACAGCCGGTTCCGCCTGTTCGCCCATCATCCGTTTCAGGGACGAATTCCACAATTCGATGTAACCGTTCCAGAGCCTTGACTGTGCCTCCAGCGCGCGTTGCGGGTCGGAAACCCAGTATTCACCAACCTGGGCCAGCGTCTTGACCACGCCCGTCAGTTCGTCTGTCGATTCGTGCGTGATCTTGCCTTGTTCGCGCGGCTCGATATAGGCAGCCAGTGCTTTTCCCGCCTGTTCCAGGGTTTTTGCCAGGTTCTGGGCAAACGCTTCCGGGTTGTTGATAATGTAGTGCAACATCGGATGCGGGCGGTCGTCGGACATCGGTATGGTTTCCTCCGGTGCTTTCTTTGTCCCTCCTGCCTGGCAGGGCGGAGGGTATTGGTCGTCAAATCGCGTTATCTGGTTAGTTTTCCGCCAGTATTCTGCCTGCCGTTCCTATATGGCATAAGGCGCGCGCGCAGTCGATCCGTATTGAACCTCAGGCGGACGGCAAGCCGCACCTGTTCCGAGACGCGAGGCGGGCACCCGCAGGGCTGAATGAAAACGCCTTCATACTTCTGGAAAAGACAGGAAACTTGCCACACGAAGGCAAAATACCTGATAGCGTTTCTTCCGAGGCCGCCGAGGTCTTGAATGCACCGCTTCGGGAGGAACACGGTGAGTTTGACCGGCATGCGTACGATCTGCAGCGCGATACTTCTCTGCTTTATGCTGACCGCCTGTGGCGTCGGGCCGGGAACGCCGCTCATCGTCGCCCTGAAACGCGACAAATCGCAATTGGACGGGAATGTCCCGAAACCCAAGGGCTACGACCGGCCGGTGAGCGCGGGTGTCTCAAGCGGGTTGATCAACCCGGCCGATCGCGAAGAGACAGCGAAATATCTGGAATCGCTCGCAACGTCGCAGTGATTGCAGGCGGCTAGGGACCGGGTGCGGGACGTGCGTAAGGTGCTGGCGCTTGCATCGCGGCGGCAGGTCCTTCAGGAGGGCACAGCTTGCAGGCTGAAAATGCGTTGCCGCCTTAATCGGTTTAATTCGGAGCGGCGCAACGGTCCTGGAAATTTCTTTTCGGAAAACCTGACAAAATTAGGTGGCTAGTTTCGCAAAGACGGATGCGAAAACGCGTCGAGGCTGCTAAAAGAGCCCCGCCGCGCGGGCATCGACATGTCTGCGTGCCGCCACTACGTCAACTCGCAAGGATCAGCGCCATGGAGGAATTCCATAAGATCAAGCGGCTGCCGCCGTATGTCTTTGAACAGGTCAATCGTCTGAAGGCAAAGGCGCGCGCTGCGGGTGCTGACATCATCGACCTTGGCATGGGAAATCCGGACCTGCCGACACCGCCGCATATCGTCGAAAAGCTGACCGAGGTGGTCCAGGATCCCAGAACGCACAGGTACTCGGCGTCGAAAGGCATCCAGGGCTTGCGAAAGGCGCAGGCTGCCTACTATGGCCGCCGCTTCGGAGTGAAGCTCGATCCTGACACGCAGGTGATCGCCACACTCGGGTCCAAGGAAGGCTTTGCGAACATGGCGCAGGCAATCTCCGCTCCGGGAGACGTGATCCTGAGCCCGAACCCAAGCTACCCGATCCATACCTTCGGGTTCCTCATGGCCGGCGCGTCGATCCGCAATGTTCCGGCCGAACCTGGCCCGGCCTTTTTCGACGCGCTGGAACGCGCGGTCATTCACTCGGTGCCGAAGCCGATCGCAATCATCCTTTGCTATCCGGCAAATCCCACGGCCTATTGCGCCGATCTCGACTTCTACAAGGACGTCGTCGCGTTCGCACGCAAACATGACATCTTCATCCTGTCCGATCTTGCGTATTCGGAAATCTATTTCGAGGCAACGCCGCCACCGTCCGTTCTCCAGGTGCCCGGCGCCATGGACGTGACCGTCGAGTTCACCTCGCTTTCCAAGACATTTTCCATGCCGGGCTGGCGCATGGGCTTCGCTGTCGGCAACGAACGCCTGGTCTCTGCGCTGTCACGCGTGAAATCTTATCTCGATTACGGTGCCTTTACCCCGATCCAGGTCGCGGCAACGGCCGCGCTCAATGGCCCGGAGGACTGCATTGCCGAGACCCGGCAGGTATACAAGAAGCGCCGCGATGTCGTCGTGGACAGCTTCGGGCGGGCCGGCTGGGACGTGCCGGCTCCAGAAGCAAGCATGTTTGCCTGGGCACCGATTCCCGAGAAGTTCCGGGCTCTTGGCAGCCTCGAATTTTCCAAGTTGCTGCTAGAACGCGCTGACGTGGCCGTCGCGCCGGGCCTGGGCTTCGGGGAACACGGCGATGATTACGTGCGCATCGGTCTGGTCGAGAATGAACAGCGCCTCCGGCAGGCCGCGAGAAATATTCGCCGCTTTCTTGAAACTGCAGACCAAAAGCTGCACAACGTCATCCCGCTCGAGACTTCTGGCTGAATTGAACTGGACAATAATCTGAATGGCTGAAGCATTGAAAATTGGCGTCGCTGGTCTTGGCACCGTCGGCACGTCGGTTGTGCAACTACTGGACAAACACGGTGAGCAGATCGCCCGGAAAACCGGGACAGCCGTCAACGTGACCGCCGTGAGCGCCCGCGACCGCTCCAAGGACCGCGGCATTGATGTCTCCGCCTGCGCGTGGTTCAGCGATCCCGTTGAGATGGCAAGAACCGCGGACTTGGACATTTACGTGGAGCTGATTGGCGGCGAAGCCGGTGCAGCCGAAGACAGCGTTCGCGCTGCGCTGGAACGTGGCGTCCATGTCGTGACCGCGAACAAGGCCTTGTTGGCGCGCCACGGCGTAGAATTGGCGGAGATTGCCGATGCGAACAACGCCGTCCTGAATTACGAGGCTGCGGTTGCCGGCGGTATACCGATCGTCAAGACCCTGCGCGAATCCATGGCAGGGAACGACATCAGCCGCGTTTACGGCATCCTGAACGGCACCTGCAATTACATTCTCACGCGCATGGAGGCGGACGGGATCAGTTTCGAGGACTGCCTCGCCGACGCGCAGCGTCTCGGATACGCGGAAGCGGATCCGACTTTTGACATCGAAGGCAACGACACCGCGCACAAGCTGGCGATCCTGACCAGCCTTGCATTCGGCACGAAAATTTCGAGCGACACGATTTTCATGGAAGGCATCACGTCCATTACCACGGCGGATATCCAGGCAGCCGATGAACTTGGCTTCCGCATCAAGCTCCTGGGTGTGGCGCAGCGCACCGACACGGGAATTGAGCAGCGTGTTCATCCGACCATGGTGCCGAAATCTTCGGCGATCGCGCGAATTGACGGTGTTTTGAACGCGGTTGCCGTCGATGGCGACTATGTCGGCGAGATCGTGCTTGTCGGTCCTGGAGCGGGTGGAAACGCGACCGCATCTTCGGTCGTCGCCGACATCTCCGATATTGCCCGGGGGGATGCGACGAATACTCTCGGTATGCCCGCACATGATCTGAAAGACTACCAGCGCGCGCGCATGCGGCTTCACGAAGGCGGCTACTACATCCGACTGTCCGTTTTCGATCGCCCCGGTGCCTTCGCGGAGATTGCACGCTGCATGGGTGATGCCGGTATTTCGCTGGAATCGATCGTGCAGAAAAGGCAGTCGGCGGAAGTGCCTCCGGCATCATTCGATGCCGAGTTGCCTCAGCCTGTCATATTGATCACGTATGAGACCACCGAGGTCGCGATCAAGGAGGCCCTGGATGTCATCATGTCCAAGGGTGTGGTTGCCGAGCCTCCGCAAATGATACGCATTGAAAAGCTGAATTGATAGCAAGGTGCCTGCCGCTTGGCGCGGGGGAAAGACTGGAGAAGTTGATGTCCGATACAGAAAATCAGCCGTCGAGTGGACTGGACCGGATTCTGACCCTTGAACTGGCACGCGTGAGCGAAAGGGCAGCCGTGTCCGCAGCGCGTCTGCGCGGACACGGGGATGAAATGGCTGCTGATCAGGCGGCAGTCGACGCCATGAGGCGCGAGCTGAACCGCTTGCCGATCGACGGTACGGTCGTTATCGGCGAGGGGGAACGCGACGAAGCGCCCATGCTCTATATCGGCGAGAATGTCGGCACCAAACAGGGACCTCAGGTCGATATTGCCCTCGATCCTCTGGAAGGCACGACCATCTGCGCCAAGAACCTGCCGAATTCCCTGGCCGTTATCGCGTTGGCCCCTGCCGGCGACCTCCTGAATGCACCGGACAGCTACATGGACAAGATCGCCATCGGGCCAGGCTATCCCGCCGGCCTGATCGATCTTGATGCGCCGGTTGCCGACAACATTGCCGCAGTCGCGAAGGAAAAAGGCGTTGCCGTTTCGGAAGTGACGGCCTGCGTACTTGACCGTCCCCGGCATGCGCGCCTGATCGAGGATATCCGTGCTACGGGTGCTGCGATCCGCCTGATCGGCGACGGCGACGTTGCCGGCGTCATTCACACGACCGACTCGGACGAAACCGGCATCGACATCTATGCCGGCATCGGCGGCGCTCCGGAAGGGGTGCTGGCGGCGGCCGCGCTGCGCTGCATCGGCGGACAGATGCAGTCCCGGCTGGTCATCACGCGCGACGAGCAGGTCGACCGTGCCCACCGCATGGGTATCGAGGACATCAAGAAGAAATACACGCTGGAGGAAATGG
This region of uncultured Roseibium sp. genomic DNA includes:
- a CDS encoding EAL domain-containing protein, whose translation is MKKETMLAGNQHVHLTSGKTLAEELDRINGLDHLEKGDQLHLSDDWVQTLVNNVSDYIFAKDLHHRFVMANRQVALDLGLEDPSQVIGKTDLELHPLETGREYKNTEAEIMASREARIDFEEVALPKNGTRRWLSTSKYPVLNAQGEVVGIVGISRDITERKKAQLLQQGQNKVLQEIATSKPLHEVLETLVLTMESQMDGVMGSIMLVSEDGEHLVPAVAPNLPEGYVELCQGTPVGPKVGSCGTAVYRRESVFVDNMLEHELWSDFRDLIREFDMRACWSVPFFGKDARVLGTFGLYSNEVRGPSEHEHKLAVEAARLASIAVERERAETEIRYLANHDVLTGLPNRHDFKAKLAEKVSDSLQSGEPVAVLFVDLDDFKLVNDSFGHAIGDQVLMIIAERILSVHGGQHESVRFGGDEFVLIVEGDHAQKLALVDLMTKLRNEITRTISIGDLSFHVTCSIGAASCPSDAEDAEQLLKNADKAMFEAKSQGRDGFKLFEHSRPQKSFNRLTLLEEMRRGIENGEFHLEYQPQYDLFSGRIVGAEALVRWRHPFLGRLMPEDFVPLAEDSGLIVPLGRWVLFEACRQNREWQLQGLPTITIGVNVSPRQFRDAALTGDVCDTLAQTGLSAQHLELEVTENLLMKNADQAVKLMDDFRRIGLKLAIDDFGTGYSSLIALKNFPLTRLKIDQSFIRDLETDENDRSIARAIITLGRELGLNVVAEGVETAKQQAFLASCKCETVQGFHFGRPMSPEKFAALLGMTLMPISAQSR
- the phaC gene encoding class I poly(R)-hydroxyalkanoic acid synthase, which produces MSDDRPHPMLHYIINNPEAFAQNLAKTLEQAGKALAAYIEPREQGKITHESTDELTGVVKTLAQVGEYWVSDPQRALEAQSRLWNGYIELWNSSLKRMMGEQAEPAVETPAKDRRFADPEWQDNQYFDFIKQLYLITSKWAEEMVHDAQGLDEHTRHKAEFYVTQIANAVSPSNFVLTNPELLRLTMESNGENLVKGMQHLAEDLKTGQGELKIRQTDPSKFKLGDNLGNTPGKVIAQNDVCQVIQYTPTTVEVLKRPLLIVPPWINKFYILDLNPEKSFIKWAVDQGHTVFVISWVNPDERQAQKSFEHYMKEGILNTLDVIKRATRQEEVNAIGYCVGGTLLAVTLAYMAKTGDERIKTSTFFTTQVDFTFAGDLKVFVDEEQISVLEKRMEEQGYLDGSKMSSAFNMLRSNDLIWSYVVNNYLKGKDPFPFDLLYWNSDSTRMPAANHSFYLRNCYLDNKLSKGEMEVAGEMLDLSRVTIPIFNLATREDHIAPPKSVFLGSGCFGGPVDYVLAGSGHIAGVVNPPAKKKYQFWTGGEAKGTLENWLKNAEEHPGSWWPYWDQWIRSIDGTTVKARKPGANRVKILEDAPGSYVMQKV
- a CDS encoding LL-diaminopimelate aminotransferase, with protein sequence MEEFHKIKRLPPYVFEQVNRLKAKARAAGADIIDLGMGNPDLPTPPHIVEKLTEVVQDPRTHRYSASKGIQGLRKAQAAYYGRRFGVKLDPDTQVIATLGSKEGFANMAQAISAPGDVILSPNPSYPIHTFGFLMAGASIRNVPAEPGPAFFDALERAVIHSVPKPIAIILCYPANPTAYCADLDFYKDVVAFARKHDIFILSDLAYSEIYFEATPPPSVLQVPGAMDVTVEFTSLSKTFSMPGWRMGFAVGNERLVSALSRVKSYLDYGAFTPIQVAATAALNGPEDCIAETRQVYKKRRDVVVDSFGRAGWDVPAPEASMFAWAPIPEKFRALGSLEFSKLLLERADVAVAPGLGFGEHGDDYVRIGLVENEQRLRQAARNIRRFLETADQKLHNVIPLETSG
- a CDS encoding homoserine dehydrogenase — its product is MAEALKIGVAGLGTVGTSVVQLLDKHGEQIARKTGTAVNVTAVSARDRSKDRGIDVSACAWFSDPVEMARTADLDIYVELIGGEAGAAEDSVRAALERGVHVVTANKALLARHGVELAEIADANNAVLNYEAAVAGGIPIVKTLRESMAGNDISRVYGILNGTCNYILTRMEADGISFEDCLADAQRLGYAEADPTFDIEGNDTAHKLAILTSLAFGTKISSDTIFMEGITSITTADIQAADELGFRIKLLGVAQRTDTGIEQRVHPTMVPKSSAIARIDGVLNAVAVDGDYVGEIVLVGPGAGGNATASSVVADISDIARGDATNTLGMPAHDLKDYQRARMRLHEGGYYIRLSVFDRPGAFAEIARCMGDAGISLESIVQKRQSAEVPPASFDAELPQPVILITYETTEVAIKEALDVIMSKGVVAEPPQMIRIEKLN
- the glpX gene encoding class II fructose-bisphosphatase, whose amino-acid sequence is MSDTENQPSSGLDRILTLELARVSERAAVSAARLRGHGDEMAADQAAVDAMRRELNRLPIDGTVVIGEGERDEAPMLYIGENVGTKQGPQVDIALDPLEGTTICAKNLPNSLAVIALAPAGDLLNAPDSYMDKIAIGPGYPAGLIDLDAPVADNIAAVAKEKGVAVSEVTACVLDRPRHARLIEDIRATGAAIRLIGDGDVAGVIHTTDSDETGIDIYAGIGGAPEGVLAAAALRCIGGQMQSRLVITRDEQVDRAHRMGIEDIKKKYTLEEMAGPDVLFAATGVTDGNFLQGVRFGREHITTHTVVMRSSTGTMRYIKAQHHDLEKFHLD